The following are from one region of the Gossypium hirsutum isolate 1008001.06 chromosome D03, Gossypium_hirsutum_v2.1, whole genome shotgun sequence genome:
- the LOC107950252 gene encoding uncharacterized protein: MASFSGLGIGLSLVFGCLFLALVAELYYLLWWKKKRIVSSSQVEDDYSKYAKELIHLFCWKKSSPLHAPSTHGDLGINGVVEPDLEHGSTKDLLLKGFGEEGVESELMRLHNLAGPPRFLFTINEETKEDLDSEDGRSKGEKSRKGSRTRSLSDLMLTIDTPLASPPPLNPLDSYHHQGFNPLFESSTDGGGELNKLRPSSSSSPPPKFKFLRDAEEKLLRKLMVLEAEKRVHRNGGSLQDSGVKAAILADEIIEGSFLKFIVGEPLQYLPQYPSTSSQILPLPSSPSSFRPLDKKDKYAFGS, from the coding sequence ATGGCATCTTTTAGTGGATTAGGGATAGGTTTAAGCTTAGTTTTTGGTTGTCTCTTTTTGGCACTTGTTGCTGAGCTTTACTATTTGCTTTGGTGGAAGAAGAAGAGAATTGTTAGCAGCTCACAGGTTGAAGATGATTATAGCAAATATGCAAAGGAACTCATTCACCTTTTCTGCTGGAAAAAGTCTTCTCCTTTGCATGCACCATCCACCCATGGAGATTTAGGCATCAATGGAGTTGTTGAGCCAGATTTGGAGCATGGTTCAACCAAGGATTTGCTGCTAAAGGGGTTTGGTGAAGAAGGTGTTGAATCAGAGCTAATGAGGCTCCACAACCTTGCTGGTCCACCAAGATTCCTCTTCACTATCAATGAAGAAACAAAGGAAGACCTTGACTCAGAAGATGGGAGGTCTAAAGGTGAAAAAAGCAGGAAAGGATCAAGAACAAGGAGCTTGAGTGACCTTATGTTAACCATTGACACCCCTTTGGCTTCTCCTCCACCATTGAACCCCTTAGATTCTTACCACCACCAAGGATTCAACCCTCTCTTTGAATCATCGACAGATGGTGGTGGTGAGTTAAACAAGCTGAgaccttcttcttcttcatcacccCCTCCAAAGTTCAAGTTCTTGAGGGATGCAGAAGAGAAACTTTTGAGGAAATTGATGGTGCTTGAAGCTGAGAAAAGGGTGCATAGAAATGGAGGTAGTCTTCAAGATTCTGGTGTTAAAGCAGCAATTTTAGCAGATGAGATAATAGAAGGGTCTTTCTTAAAATTCATTGTAGGGGAACCACTCCAGTATTTGCCACAGTACCCTTCAACTTCTTCTCAGATACTGCCATTGCCTTCTTCTCCTTCATCATTCAGACCACTAGACAAGAAAGACAAGTATGCATTTGGTTCCTGA